In Candidatus Electrothrix scaldis, the genomic window AAGACAAAGTCCCATTTGGCCTGCCGAGTTTTGTTGATGATGTACTCCCATGCCTGAGAAGGCAGCCCTTGGGCAAAATCGGCACGGATGCCATCCAGGCCGTTATTGGTCCACTTGAGCCAGTAAGGCAGAACGTAGGCGAAATAGTTCCAGACATTGACAACCTCGCTGTCATAACCGCCTGCCGGGTTCAAATCTGTGTACATCAGGTCGCGCTCATCCTGCGCTCCTCCCCGAGACACATCGCCTATATAGGATTTCGGGCCGAGCGCAGAGTAATCACCGAAATACCAGTCAAAGCCAGCATCATACCATCTATGCTCTCCCAGCCGATCCGCCGGGGCAAAAAGAGCCAGATCACTCATGGAGGATGCATGTTCCCGGTAATTGCGTTTACTTGTGGCCCAGGCCGGTCGTTCATACCTAATGAGCGCACTTGCACTCCTGCTGAATCCCAGCTCCACACCACCCCGACCAAAACAGACATCGCGACCAGAATGATTAAAGGCCATATCAATGAAGATATTCAGGTCAAGCTTATCGGCTTGTTGGACCAGGTACTGAAACTCTCTTTTGGCTTCCAGTTCATCGCCTGAGGAAACCAGATTGCCGTTGATTGCATAATAATTGCGTGTGGCATAGGGGCTCCCCGGTGACTCATTCCGCACCCATCTGTTCAGCTCCGGGTTATAGCGCTCCTTGGTCACTGGCATGATGGGCATGATCCATAGGGTATTGAAGCCCATACCTTTGCGCAACTTGCTCAGGTTGAAGGGGTCAAAGGTGTCATTCTCATGGTCCGTGAAATCTTCAAAGGTGCTGCGGTTCTGTTGTATATTACCGGGAAAGGCCTCAATCACCAGGGGATTGACCTCGTACAGGGTCAGACCCAGGACTTTACGAGGAGAGACCACTATCGCTGCATCGCGTTGACCATCAAACTGTCTGCTCCATTGCCAGGGGCCATGATTGATGCGAAAGCGGGTGGTCAGGCGGTATACCCCGGTTTTATTCACAGCAAATTCTGTGTTGTATACATAATTATTGCCGTTTTTTTTCGCCAGCTGCATAGGCTTGGTAACCCAGTAGCTATCCGGTTGGTTCGCCTCATTGATTGACTCAAAGATTTTTGTAAAATCACGGCGGTTGAGATTGGTGTATGCTTCCACCTCCACCCTATCCGGTGGTGCCCCTTCGCTGTATACCTCGACAGATACTCTCAGATTAACTTGCTCCCCTTTGTCCTCATTCAGAAAATATTTCACTGTGCCGTAGTTACCAGCACGGCCTTCCGGCCAGACCTCTGCATCATAGAGTTTCAAGTTGCCCATCCAGACATCAGCGAAGGACAAGGAGAAGAAGAGCAGAAGCAGAATGAGCTGCTGCATTGTTATTTTTATTATTTCCATGGTACTTTCCTTTTTTTAGTTTGGGCAGTGGAGTCGATGTGGCTGGTCTCTTGCGAGAAGATCCACCTTGGAGACATCATATCAACGAGCCGTGCAATTTACCTTGCTTCCAGAGAGCAATCAATTATTGGCGAAAATGATCTTGCACAGCAGGGAAAATCTTGTGTTGATACCGATGGGTATTAAAAGAAGTATATAACATGGCATCGTCAGGAACAAGGACATGTCAACTGCCTGCGCAGATTGCCAGGGCCATGTTATACGGCATTGAGGAAGCATTGAGGAAGCATGGAGGCAGCGGGAGAATGGGAGGGGGGGAAATACCATCCCAACGAGAAGGCAAAAAAAAACGGGCGAGGTATGAAAACCAGCCCGTTGATATGCTAAGCTAAAATGATATGATGAGCAAGGGGGGAGCGCAGAGTTCGGCTTTATCCGAGTTGCAAAGCTAAAAAGGTATTTGTTCTTCTCTCATCAGAGGTCATAAAGATCTCGGTGAGTTTTTCATATGCATTATAAAGAGCTTGATAGGTCTCGTCGGACGCCAGAAGCGGATTGTTATTTGCTGATATCTCTATTAATTCAATAGCTCTTTCGAAGGCGTATATTTTTTGTTTGTTTGCAGTCATTACCGGGTCCCTCCATTGATAACAGCCAGTCTGAGTAACATGTTCACCATGTTCTTTTTTGTACTTTTAGTCCTTTATACTTGTAGTATAAAAAATGGTACTTACAAAAGCAAGGTTAAAAAAATTATATTTGCAATATTTTTTTGGGGTAGTGATTCTTCTGCGGGGGAGGAATACCGGGAACTTTACTTGGGGTGTTAGCTCTGGCTGGCTTTAATATAGCCTCGTTAGGGCAGGGGGAGGTCCTGAAGGGTTCTATATATCAAGCTCAGGGTAACACCCTGAGTACAGGATTTTCTTTTCGCAGGTGATCAACTTTCTGATGCTTCAGGTCTAAGCGTTATGAACAAAGATGATTTGGATGCTTTTTAAGAAGTACCGCAAGAGGGGAGAGTCTTTTTCCCTGCTTCAGACCTGATAGATTGAGGAACAGGGAAAAAGAATATTGTGGAATTAATGTTCTGTCTGGCTTGGGCGGTAGTCAAGTTTCATGAAACCATCAGCCATAATCTGCCCGGCAACGGCCTCAACCTCCTGCCATGCCTCCTGCTCTTCCGAAGATAACTCGGGAAACATCTGCGGTGCAGGCATCCAATCGCGGCATTCCCGGCAATAGGCGAGATAGGCAGCCAATCCTATCTTTCCGTATTCTTCCAGAAAAGAGACAACTTTTGAAGTGCCTGCTGTGATCAGAAAGCTGGCCTCGGCAACGGAATGCCAAACATTCACCCAGGTAGACTCCATAATACTGGGAGCGGCTTGAATTTTCCGGTGAATGGGTTCGGTAATGCTCCGATAAGTTGAGCCTTCCGGCGGAGTTGTATATTCCATGCAGGTAATACGAATCTTATCTGTGTTGGTCATCTCTGCAAAGACTCTCTGTGCCTCAAGAGCTGCCTGAATTTCAAATTCATGCACCTCTCTGCCGAGATATCCCTTTTTGTACAGGCCATTACCATTCTGATTAACCATCATCAACCAAATATTTCGATCCATTTTCACATCTCTCTGTTGACTTCCAACTTCGCATACAGCCTGTTATGTGAAGTCTGTTCCTCATTTTCCCTCCCTGCATGTGCTCAGGAAAAATGAGCCGTACTTTTCCTTGTTGCTACTCAAGATAGCGACGTGAGAGAAAATATATATTCCTCATGATTATTAAAGCGTTCTGTTCTTATCCATTACGAAAATGATCCTGCAACTTCGCGGCCATACGTCTTGATCAGCTGAAGTCTCTCTTTCAGGCTCATCCGAAATTAAAAAGGACTCAGCATCAAGATTCGGACCGCTTCACGATGTTCCATTTCTTTTCACCCCTTTTTTGGTTTGTGTTCTTGCCTTGTTTCTCTTCTTAACTATAATGCTATAACAAACTGTACCACATGTGTAGTTTTTTTATACCACAGTGGTATTTTTATTGAGTATTGCTACCTTTTGTTAATGTAGTGCAATAGATCTATTTTGCTTAATAGATTGTTTTGAAATATAAAAAATAAACATCTCTCTTCCCGGGAGGAAGGGGTATGATTTGGAGCTTCGCAATGAAGATTTCGCTTCCCTTTCTAGGAAAAACAAAAGAAAGATACCTGGATCAGGCGATTGAGGATTATGCAGGACGCCTGCGGCGCTATGTACCGCTTGAGATGAAGGTGCTGAAATGCAAATACAGCAAGAATGATGGCGATCAGGTCATTATGGCGCGTGAGGCTGAGCAGCTCATTGCCCATGCTGCCTCAGCATCCCTGACCGTAGCTTTGGACCCCACAGGTCGCGAGCAGACCTCAGAGGAGATAGCTACCGCCCTTGCTGCTTGGGAAGATAGGGGAATCCAGACAGTCTGTTTTCTGATTGGTGGACATCTGGGCTTGGATCCGCAGGTGCGCCAGCAGGCGGATCATATCTGGTCCCTTTCACGGCTCACCTTTACCCACGAAATGACGCGGTTTATCCTTCTGGAGCAGCTCTATCGGGCCTGCTCAATCAAGGCTGGACATAATTATCATAAATGAGTGTAGTAAGTCTGAATCACCTTTTGTTGTTTTCTTTTTATTTCATGCTACTAGCTGTTTCTTTGTTCGTATACTGCCTTGCAAAAAAACTCCTCTGCCTGTACAGTAGGTCCAGTTTTTTATAATTATTTCATAATATATGATATATTGAGAGGTTACGCATGTTCCGTATAACAGGCAAGGTTTTCTTTTTTTCTGTTCTTCCTACAATATGTTTTCTTTGTTTTTTCCTGGCAAGTTGTTTGGTTCTCAGTGGATGTCAGACGGAGGCCGAGGCAGAAATCGCTCCCGGCCCTTCTGCTTCGGTGCCATCCAATGACACCTTACAACAAATTATTCAGACAAAACAGGCCCTGAAGAAGAGGTTGGCAGAAGAGGAAAAACTTCTCAAAAAGGAAAAAACCGAGGCCCAGCAGGAAGTCCTGCGGGCGGAGATTCAGGAGATATCAGCCCGTATTCAGACCTTGGACAGTGATTTCGAGAGTATTGTCTCCGGGGTGGATCCGGCAGAGTTTACTGTAACCACGGAAAATATTGACTGGCAAAAGGAATTGCGGGAGCTGTTCAGTCCCATCCTGGAGGAAATGAAAAAGCTGACTGCCCGGCCCAGAGAAATGGATGCCTTGCGCAAACAGCTGGGTGTGTACCAGAAACGCATTAACCTGACAGAAAATGCGATAAAAAATATTCAGCAACACCTGGAGCGTGCAGAATCTGCGGAAATGAAGAAGGAGCTGGAAGGCCTGATACTTGCCCGACAACAACGGCAGGATGAGCTCAAGGCCAGGTTGGCCGCTGTGCAGCAGCAGCTCACAGAAAAAGAACAGACCAAGGTATCCTTACTGAGTTCCATCAGGACAATATTTCGTGAATTTTTTAAGAGCCGTGGGCTCAATTTTTTCCTGGCCCTTGCCGCATTTTTGGTGGTTTTTCTTTTTATGCGTGAGACCCAGCGCCTTGTGCATAAAAAAACACGCTTGGGGCGGCTGGGAGAGCATCGTTCCTTTTGCCTGCGTCTGTCGGTCATTGTTTACTACCTGCTCACCTTCCTGCTCGCTGCTGCCTCTTTTGTCCTGGTGCTTTATCTTTCCGGGGACTGGGTCCTGCTCGGCTTGGCCTTTCTCTTTCTCTTTGGCATTGCCTGGACCAGCAAACATACCTTGCCCAAATTTTGGGAACAAGCCAAACTCCTGCTTAACCTGAGCACGGTCCGTGAAGGCGAGCGCATCGTCTATGAAGGGCTGCCTTGGCGGGTCATGGCCTTGAATCTCTATACCCGGCTTCATAATCCAGACCTCCGGGGTGGAATGATACGTCTTCCTCTTTCAGGCCTGATTGGCTTGGAGTCGCGACCGTTTTACACAGATGAGCCCTGGTTTCCCACCAAGACCGGGGACCTGGTAGAACTCTCGGACGGAGCCATAGGCACTATTGCCCTGCAAACCCCGGAGCAGGTCGTGCTGGATACCCGGGGCGGAGCGAGGAAAACCTATGCAACCCAGACCTTTCTCGGACTCAATCCGATTAACTACTCCATTAATAGCTTTGCTGTTTTTACCGATTTTGGCATTGATTATGATTGCCAGCCGGACATTGTCCATACCATCCCCGGTCTTCTCTATGGGCATATCATCGAATCGCTGAAGGAAAAAGGATATGGAGAGGATCTGATTGAGCTGGTCGTGGAGTTTAAGGAAGCTGCGGCCTCCTCCTTGAATTTGCTTATTTTTGCTAAATTTTCCAGCTCTCAGGCCACGAATTATTTTGCCCTGTCCCGCTTCCTCCAGCAGGCGGCAGTGGATGCCTGCACCAAGTACGGCTGGGGGATTCCTTTTACGCAGGTTACCTTGCATCAGGCGGATGAACCGAGAGCGGTTGAGGAAAAATAGAACGACTTTATTTTATTGCGTTATCTCGCTTGACAACGGGTCAGATTGCATAAACAATGGAATAATAAGTTTTCGAAAAAGGAAAGAGTTCAAGCAAACGATAAAGTCAGGTTTGACTATGGAACAAACTGCTATTCTGCTGCTTGCAGCTAACCCAGATGATACCGCTCGACTGCGTATAGGTTCTGAAATAGAAGCAATTAAGGAAAGTTTGCGTATGACCCGCCCGGACTTTATTGTGGAAGTACGGCATGCGGCAACGGTGGATGATGTCTCTCGCTGTCGCCAGCGCATCGCCACGCTGGACCAGTTGCTGAAACTGGAGGAACCGATGCACAGCATTATCCGCTTCTATGAATGGGTTACTGCAACCACAGACATCTTGGCAACCGGTTCTGACTGCCATTAAAAACGCTGGAGACAACAACCGTCCTCTTGGATGGCGATTCTGGAAAACCACCCCAAAGGTAGCACAATTACCCGCCCTCCCCCGCCAGGCCGCTGAGGCATTCATCGAATACTTTAAAGGCAAGAGCAACCTGGAAGAACTCCGGAAAAAACTGGATGCCCTGCCAAAACAGGCGGCAGATTTCCCTGGAAACGGGAAAAAATGACAACGCAGCAGGAAAACAACGCAAAGGAACAGGAAAAACAGCCCCTGTAGGGGGAAAAATGGCACCGCAACGGGTAAAAAAAATCCTGCAGCGGGAGAAAGTGGCAATGGAGCAGGAGAATGTCATGCTGTAGCGGTGCAAAACGGTTCAGGCGCAGGGAAAAGTCAGGCAACAACCTTACGACTCTTTTCCCTGCTGCACGTCCTTTTCCTTCACCAGCCTCTGAACCTCCTCCAACGCCAACCCGGTCATCTCCGCGACCTTCTCTATATCAAGCAACCCTGATTCGAGCAGATTAAGTGCAACGGCTCTCTTTCCTTCCAGCATCCCAGCTGTCCAGGTAGACTCCGCCATGCTGGCCTGATAATGAAGATTATCCAAATACCGGGAATACGCCCTCCGTTCCTCCTCAGAGAGCTTCATGATGTCCAGTTCCTGCTTGGCCTTTTCCAACCCCTTGGCACTGAAATCATCTCTGATCTCCTCGTTCTTCAGAAAATATATCCATTCATCCAAGGTGTCCTTGGCGATATCATCAAAGCTGTTCACTTTGATCAACCAGTATTCCGGCAGGAGTTGATAAACTTTCTCCTTGTTAAACATGGTTCCGGCAGGAGTTGATAAACTTTCTCCTTGTTAAACATGGCTCGCTGCCGACCCGACAACTGCAAGGTGTCCTTATTATGCAGCCCTTGGAATGAAGTGGTGCCGTGATACACATAGTCGGCTCCCTGCCCGAGATCGAAATAGAGGATGCTGACAGAAATAACTTTTTTGATTTCTGAATAAAGGGTGTTGAAAAGTACCCCAGCATAAAGCAATTTCAGTTATCCGTGATGCTGAATAAGCATTTTTTTTCGTTTGTCAGTGTTGCTGCAGCTTGATGTCGAACACTTTCCAAGCGGAATTTAGCCTTTTTTAAAAAACCACTGCGGGCAAGGCTCTGTTTTTTGGACAAGCCGACTGTCAGGAACAGCAAAAATGAGCAAACGGGTATTGTTGGGTGCTGCAATAATTTACATTGTTTCTTTGATCTTTCTGTTATGCTGCCATTTTGAAGAGCGGCAGTTGCGGTGACTTTTTAGCAGGTTCTTTTTTGCGGGTTCCTGCCATTTTTAACAATAACAAAGATATGCTGCTGAACGTACATCGAACTGTGATTGCGGACTGACCGCGAACCCGAACGGTTTCAAGACCGGTTTGATGTTTTAAAGGGTGTTGAAAAGTACCCCAGCATAGAGCAATTTCAGTTGTCCGAGATGCCCAATAAGCATTTTTTTTCGTTTGTCAGTGTTGCTGCAGCTTGATGTCGAACACTTTCCAGGCGGATTTTAGCCTTTTTCAAACCACTATGGGCAAAGACTCTGTTTTTTTGGGCAAGCCGACTGTCAGGAACAGCAAAAATGAGCAAACGGGTATTGTTGGGTGCTGCAATAATTTACATTGTTTCTTTGATCTTTCTGTTATGCTGCCATTTTGAAGAGCGGCAGTTGCGGTGACTTTTTAGCAGGTTCTTTTTTGCGGGTTCCTGCCATTTTTAACAATAATACAGATATGCTGCTGAACGTACATCGAACTGTGATTGCGGACTAACCGCGAACCCGAACGGTTTCAAGACCGGTTTGATGCTTTAACAGATTGAAAGGTCGTTCACAGTTCTTGCGAATATCATGCGCCTCCCGTATCTGCTCGACATGGTAAGGTATTCGCTGGAAAAAGCCTCTGTCTAATGGTATGCTTCGACATTGAGGGCAGCTTCCTTTGAGAAGACATTCTCCTGTATTTGCTGCGCATTTATACTCGTGATGATCTTCGTCAACGCCCGCATACTCCATAGGAACAGAACATTCGTTATGGCAGAAAACTGTGCCGTTGACGGTATCAACATTGTCCGGTGTAGATACTGTGGAACAGGGTGGGGTTGTCACATATACACCTGTTTTATCATATAATGATCCATCCTTATCATGATAAGCAGTATCGGCGGTGACGAGTTTCACCTCAACGCCCATAGCCTGCGCCACATCAACCAAAAGCGAAAGAAAATGGCTGTCATGGTGATTTGCGGGTGCAAGCAGGGAGATAATCGGAAAACTATGACCGGTTTCAGCATCAATCGCGGTTAACGTATGCAGACGATAGCCGACTACGTATACAGATTTGTCACGCTTGTTGCGTCTTTTTCCACAGTCGCTGTCGAGATCACTGTAAATACGTATTTTTTGGCCATTGATATTCAGTGAAGCCAAGGGGATTTTACATTCATTGGCCAGTTCGGTAGAGTCCACTCCGTGCAGAATATGGTCACCAAGCATCCCGGACTGCAAAAAATGGTGCAAAATATACACCGTAATATTAATTTGTTGGACAAATGTGAGTGAATTACGGAATTTGCTGAGTTGGGTATGGTCAATCATTATTTTTTCACGTAATGACAGTCCAATAAAGGCTCGGTTCTGTTTCCGGTCAAGGCCGAGATATTCTTCATCACAGAATTTTCGGTAGCTGATTTCCGGATACTTAATCGTCTTGAGCAGCTCGGCACGGAACAAGTTGTGAGAAAATAAGTCCCGCATAGCAGGACTATAGCCCTCATAAGCTAACAGGCGATTGATAATTTCGTTGTCAAGCAGCTGGTCAATAAACCGGAGTTCTTCATCTTTGATATCAAAGCTTCATGATATTGTTATTTTTTGATTCATTGACAATATCAGCCATCTGGTCAAGGCTGATAATGCCTTTTGTCTGAACCTGTTGCTCCACGCCGAGCAGCTCATCCGACGAGGCTGAAATCTCCTGTTTAAAATCATACTCGCCTGCGACCTGCGCAAGAACTTTTCGAGAGATTTCTTTTTTGGTTTTTCGATTCAGACGGTTCCAATTGGGATAGTTTTTCTTGAGCTCTTTTTGTACGATACGTTTGATATTTTTATTATGCATAACACTTGAAATGAGCAAGTGATTTAATATTATTGAATTTTTTTCATTATACAGGCTTTTTTTAGCTTAAGCAACTGTTTTTGTGCAATATTGAGATGATCTTTTCAACGCCCTTTGAATACGCCGAACCTTCCGCCATATGCTCGGTGATTGCCTTGGTCGTGCCGAAGAAAATTCGCTGGAGAAAATCAAACTCCCTGTCATACTGGAATTCGATAATGATTATGTCTCCTTGCCCATCCCTGACTTTCAGGTCAACTCGGTTGAATCTGTCTGATTGGCTTTCTTTATTGCTTTCGCTATCAAGAATCTCCTGAATATGGACGTCTTCCTTGAGAAGCTCGCTGAGAAAGCCCTCCAGTATTTCAAAATTGGCCTTGCTCCGCAGGAGCTTTTTCATCGCCCAGTCAAAACTGATTAATTTTCTCGCGGACATTTCTGTTATTCTCCTCAGCCGGGTAGGTCCGCTTGAGTGCAACGAAAGCAGACGGTTCTTTGCTCGGATTGTCTGATTTCGTTGTACTCAATCAAGACCTACGTGATTGTTATTCAAAGATGATTCTTCACCAAAGAATATAACCTGCTCTTAACCTCGTGCCAATCTGTACCAACTAAACTCATCGGTTCAGGATCAAGCTCAGCATCATCAAAATAGGTTAAACTTTTCAGGACAGTGAAACTGTTTACCTGGGCATACTTCTTTTCAAAAAAAGAAAGAAGCTCTGGTAAAGAGAACCGCTCCAGCAAGCTGTGGACATCAAAAAAATCTTTTTTGCATCCACGATTTGCAATGGCATTCAGTTTCATTGCAGCAATATCCTGTACAGAGAAAATTCGTATATCATCAACGCATTGGATCGGCATCAATAAGGGGTAATGATGTCGTATACAATCAACTTTGACCTCCGGTCCTCCTGTTTTGATAAACAGCGAGAGGGAGTTCGCTGTTTGGGAAGAACTGGAAACAGCATCTTGGAATGCATCAGAATTCCTGAGAGATTCAAATAATGCATTGCTATCAAATTGATCTTGTGTGAACAAGTCAAGATCAACTGAAATCCTATGACCAAGATGCAAAGAAAGGGCAGTGCCACCAGCCAAGGAGAAATGTCGGCATTCCTCGTGAGCCTGTATTCTCCTCAGCAATTTCAGAGTTTCCGGTTCGACAGTGTTGAAGTACAGCATTTGAACAATGTCCTGTCTATATCATAATAACAACTCAGGAAGCTTAAAGTTTTAGCATCAAGTGAGCGAAGTTGCACAATCTCCTCCCTGATTTTTTGATGTCCGTACAATTGCTTTAAGGCGTTCCAATCCGCCAGATCACCTCGCGTGACAACCCGGCCAATGATATAGCGAGCATGGAGCTCAGGATCAAGGGTAGCAATATCTACATCCCAGAATAATGCGGAGCGAAAAATGCGCATTTTTTCAATGTTATCTTTCTCTCCTGAACCACTCATCATCACGGCTCCACATACTTCGGGCACTTCTTGGCCGGGTCATAATTTTGATAGATCGGATCATCATAATCCTTATGACAGGGCAGGCAGAGCCCGACCCGGAGGATGCGTCGGAGTTCTTCAGCATTAAAGGGACGCAGTTTTTCCCGGGAACCATGCTGGAGCTGCTTACCGTCAATGGTGACAAAGGCATCCAGCGGCACGGTTCTCGTTTTCTCCAGGGTATCCACACCCTGGCCAACCGGATAGAATTCCCATTTCCCGTCTTTCTTCACCACCGTGCCTTCACCGAGGCCCACAGTCTTGGGTGAGGCATGGCAATCCTTGCAAGGCCGCCCTTTGGCCTGGGTGGTGTGCGGATTAATGGCTGCCATCGTAAAACGATTAAAGCCGCCTTCAATATTGCCGTCCTTGTCGATCAGGGTGACGATATCCTGACAACCCGGCGTGACAATCACCACCTTATCTCCCCACACACCCAACATAGGCTGTTCGTAACGGATGTAGGAGCGACCTTCTTCCCACCAGCCTGCGGTTTCCTCCAGGGTGAGTTTGTCCAGGTGCGTCTGGCTGGCATCGCGCTTGGCATGGCAGCCATAGCATTGCGGTACCCAGGTGGAATGGCAGGATTCGCAGCTCATCCGTTTATGACCGGGAAAGGCACAGGCGTCCTTGTTCGGGGGCCGCAGCGGGTAAACCTTGCCGTTATTGCGTCCGGTCAGGACAAAACCATCCTCTTGCTGATGAATATTCGTGATCTTACGATTCTTCCGGGTCAGGCCCGGCTTTTCGGTATGGCAACCTTCACAGCTGATCTCCAATTGCTCTTCATAATGGGCATATTGAGTTCCATCGCCCATGATTTCATCACGGGTGTGGCAGTCAATGCAGGACATTCCCTTGCTATGATGCACATCCTCGGCAATCTCCAAATAAAATCGGCCACCAGGCAAACGATGAGAGGAATGCTCACCCTTTTCGTACGGAGTGCCGTAGCCCTCAGCTTCAAATTTGCCGGTATAGGAAATACCGATGCGACCGGAACGATTATGGCAACGGATGCAGTTCTGATCCGGGACCTTCTTGGTGATCAGCGGATGGGGTTTCTTAGCAGGAGGCTCCTTGTCTTGCTCCTCAAAGGAGTCTACAGTGGTGGGATTATCCCCCTCTGCGGGCACATAATGGCAGGCCGAGCAACCGCCGCCTTTTTCATTAAAGAATTTCGGGTAACCGGGCAGATCGTTCTTCTGCTTCCAGAGATGACAGGTGGCGCAGAGTTTGCGGTAATAATCCAAAGCCAGGGAGGTCTCGCCGCTTTCCAGGAGTTGCTCCACTGTGATTTCCGCATCCTGGCTGTCCCGTTCCCCCCAATAATACAGGAGGGTAGAGAGGATGCCTCGGTTGGTAGCCATGAGGGAGTTTTTTACCTTGTAGACGTCTGCCGGATGGCAACCTTTGGTGCCGCAGGTCTGTTCCGCTACCCGCAGATCACCAGGGTTGAGCACCATACCGGTGTGGGCCTTTTCCTTGTCCGTGGCTGCGGCATCGCCAAGATGACAGGGGGAGCAGCCCACCATATGGGCGGCATGGGCTGGGTCAGGTTTCTCGTCCGTATGACAGGACAGGCACATTTCCAGGAAACCGGCAGTGGTCATTGTAATTTTTTCGGGGCGTTCTTTCTGTTGCTCCTGATAAAGGAGATAACCGACCACTGCACTCACGCAGAGCAGGGCGAGCAGGGCCGGGATATATTGTGATGGTTTGGGCATAACTGCTGAGTGAATATGTTTTGAATAAAAAAATTATTGCGTGCTTTCCGAATAATGTCGTCTGAGCTGAGCCATATCATCCTCGTACTGACGTGAGATTAACCTCAAGCATTGCTGACATAGTACAGCACCTCTTTTTGAAATAATTTGAAATCCTGCAAATGCTTATTGACAATATCGACGAGAATTTTTCGGTCAATACGCTCATAGCGGTGGACGATTGAGTCTCTGAACTGGACCATCTGGCGAAAAGGCTCTTCGGAAGAGAGAACTCCCAGCCGGACACATTTCCTGACCGCCTCTATGGCGCTGGAGGCCGGTGTCTTGCCTGCCCCGGAGATGAGTCGATGGCAGACATCAATGACGACCTCGACCAGGATTTGTAAGTCGCGTTCCACGGCCCGACGAACAAGCCAATCGCTTTGCAGTGTATCCAGCGTCACCTTGCCGAGGGATTCAAGTTCGTGCAGGGTTTCTTCCAGCACTTCAAGTTTGCGGGTAATGACTCCGTTCAGCATATCGACTTTACGTTGTTTTGTATTTTGTAGAGTGTTATGTAATTTAGGTGTGAGGTCGCTTCTTATCGGGATTCTCTCAGCTTTTTCACATTTTCCTGTGAAGCCATGACGAGAATGGAGTCTCCAAATGCGAAATGGTAATCCGGTCGAGGCACCATGATGTGCTGTTTCTCTTTTACTTCAGTATTGAAATTTTGTTTTATCATAATAACTTCTGTGCCGAAACGGCTGCGAAGATTAAGTTCCTGCAAAGTTTTGCCTATGAAGGCCCCTGGAACCTCAAGCTCGCAGAGTATCTGTCCGTCCGTCAATTCAATCTGTTTGAATTTTCCTGTAGAACTCAGTGACCTGGACACGGAGGTGATCATATCCCGTTTCAACATTTCCTGATTATATGCACCAATAACATCCTCCTTTGCCACGGTGCCGAGGAGTTGCAGATCCTTTTCGTTTTTTACCACCGGGAATTCATCAATGTTTATTTGTCCCAGGGCCTTTATGACGATATCCAGCGTATCGGTCTGGGTAAAATACTGTTGGATCGGCTTCATGAGAT contains:
- a CDS encoding alpha-amylase family glycosyl hydrolase, which codes for MEIIKITMQQLILLLLFFSLSFADVWMGNLKLYDAEVWPEGRAGNYGTVKYFLNEDKGEQVNLRVSVEVYSEGAPPDRVEVEAYTNLNRRDFTKIFESINEANQPDSYWVTKPMQLAKKNGNNYVYNTEFAVNKTGVYRLTTRFRINHGPWQWSRQFDGQRDAAIVVSPRKVLGLTLYEVNPLVIEAFPGNIQQNRSTFEDFTDHENDTFDPFNLSKLRKGMGFNTLWIMPIMPVTKERYNPELNRWVRNESPGSPYATRNYYAINGNLVSSGDELEAKREFQYLVQQADKLDLNIFIDMAFNHSGRDVCFGRGGVELGFSRSASALIRYERPAWATSKRNYREHASSMSDLALFAPADRLGEHRWYDAGFDWYFGDYSALGPKSYIGDVSRGGAQDERDLMYTDLNPAGGYDSEVVNVWNYFAYVLPYWLKWTNNGLDGIRADFAQGLPSQAWEYIINKTRQAKWDFVFFAEVLDPDQVLYRTNRLFDVITTVDHYLYRSDTTSMSVLAASLEKEAGMFGYNAAVLHNGTSHDEQGNGNPWLMAARYAVTTASYGVPMVFMSQPLGIPYKIDFQSSWQNIKEWWDKENPKLVAFYKRLNEVRAAHPALRSTKRIFLRKKNGTGFNDDIFSVARWDENEVILVFINLRNHMVNAETFVVPPNLPLHGQYQAVNLVADDPDAPLWPQPQSADALRENGIFVQFRYPNEVQYLALRKVN
- a CDS encoding 23S rRNA (pseudouridine(1915)-N(3))-methyltransferase RlmH; its protein translation is MKISLPFLGKTKERYLDQAIEDYAGRLRRYVPLEMKVLKCKYSKNDGDQVIMAREAEQLIAHAASASLTVALDPTGREQTSEEIATALAAWEDRGIQTVCFLIGGHLGLDPQVRQQADHIWSLSRLTFTHEMTRFILLEQLYRACSIKAGHNYHK
- a CDS encoding PD-(D/E)XK nuclease family transposase produces the protein MSARKLISFDWAMKKLLRSKANFEILEGFLSELLKEDVHIQEILDSESNKESQSDRFNRVDLKVRDGQGDIIIIEFQYDREFDFLQRIFFGTTKAITEHMAEGSAYSKGVEKIISILHKNSCLS
- a CDS encoding nucleotidyl transferase AbiEii/AbiGii toxin family protein, which translates into the protein MLYFNTVEPETLKLLRRIQAHEECRHFSLAGGTALSLHLGHRISVDLDLFTQDQFDSNALFESLRNSDAFQDAVSSSSQTANSLSLFIKTGGPEVKVDCIRHHYPLLMPIQCVDDIRIFSVQDIAAMKLNAIANRGCKKDFFDVHSLLERFSLPELLSFFEKKYAQVNSFTVLKSLTYFDDAELDPEPMSLVGTDWHEVKSRLYSLVKNHL
- a CDS encoding DUF86 domain-containing protein, which produces MLNGVITRKLEVLEETLHELESLGKVTLDTLQSDWLVRRAVERDLQILVEVVIDVCHRLISGAGKTPASSAIEAVRKCVRLGVLSSEEPFRQMVQFRDSIVHRYERIDRKILVDIVNKHLQDFKLFQKEVLYYVSNA